Genomic window (Cardiocondyla obscurior isolate alpha-2009 linkage group LG06, Cobs3.1, whole genome shotgun sequence):
CCTTAGATCgcgctaattaatttgtaagaaagtatttcttataattctataatactaaaaaataaagtaaaagaaagtttaagaaatttatttatttattaattaaaaaaattgtttaattaagtaaaattggttaaagataaatacactttaaattaaagataataattttgactAAAGTTTaggcaaaaatttatatcgagctaatgttgcattttttttttttattgaaaaattataagggctttaatattttgcatcgGTTGgatattacaattttgtaataatatcatatttcCGTTATGTGTTTGATCTCcaacattaattattcgacGAAGCACATCATCGGGTCGAGAGATACAGCGGTCTCTCAAGTTTAATTGTACGAATAATTGGACCCATATACATAGTACCGTACAAAAGCTAATGATAATCGGAGAGATTGCGCTGTGAGATTGACTGTGAGAAAGCCGAAACACTTttgaacaaaagaaaaaactcTGTTTGAAACTTGAACGCGAAATTATTCTCAAAGTGCAACTAAAGATTGCTCATTAAACCTTTGCCTCGTAATCAAAGTATTCTTCAAAATTTAAGAATGACAGCTAAACTGGAAATTGATCAAttgatcaattaattaattaataaagttctAGCATTAAATGCTTacttattaaagtaaaattcaaatatatgtTAGGCgataattcttataaaatttaaacatttcaaaaaacatacaattttttttctaattacatCTTTGTCTgggtaaaattttaataaaatatattttaacaaagtaactttttatttaaagcaagTAAAAATCCAAAATGTGCAATCTTGTTTGTTTTgtaactaaattatttttaaagtaaaatctctttttattaaaattaaaaaaaaaggaggcaaaataaatatgtatctAGCATGttacaaaataacttttttcgtactaaatgaaaaaaatatttgacataaattttattatttaaaataacaaatctCTCGGTATTTTCTCGTcggatttaaattttagattatGTATTCAAATTTAgcatttttaaaacaaaataaactttggaaaaaggaaaaaaagaaaaatatattggtaaacgtacgaataaaatattttatttggtctgcatttataatattctgtAAATATCGTGTAGTGCGTTATTTCTAAATCTGTTACAACATGCTGCAAACATGTACACGTATTCGTAAACCGAATGTGGCTTTCCAGCTCGCCAGTCACAATCGATTTTGTGAAATTTACGGCGCGCTCCCGCAAGAGCGAGACGTAAAATTGATACTCGTCTCTCAACGCGACGCCAAACGATATCAGCTTTGGCAGCGTATTCGGGACTAGTTCAGATTGAAATCATCAGCAGACAAGACAATCTCGTTCGAAGATAGTAACTAGCGATGGTAGGAAAACGTCGGGATCGTTTAGTTTAAGTTTCACGTGCTGACCGAcgaaatttcaatttcaatcaaaatgacatcgtaataatatcattagtagtcttttaacattttaatcatTACGTCGCGTGCACACATAAatgacacatttattaattagcaatttatatttaaaataaaatttgaaataagaCCGTGTCTTTgctcaaatttttttgtttttataatttttattcacatttaTCATTTCGTAAATGAATAATGTGAAAAGtttatatcttttctttttaagattaAACCGTCTGCGAACGTCATAGCTTTGTCGCGGTTTTATTGTTAGCAGCTCCTTTTGCAGAATTCACCGATACAGCGAAGCTCAAGAGtgatatacaatttttacatcaaattttgtttatatttttctatcgtcATTTATGcgctaaaataaaagtaacttTTCAGTTCCATTCATTTACATCGTTATTACGAAACTAGAAAAAGTTTTCCCGGAgcgacttttaatttatattacaaaagtttagattttatttttatatttaaatcatcTTTGATTGCAGACTTTTTAAtaagctaaaataaaaaaaactcgttattcataaaaaaattttaattaaaacagtaGTGCAACTAATTTGTAacattacttaaaaaaaaaagaaaaaaaatgcaatatttaacgagtacgttaatgaattaaaataaaaaagaaatgcgttattttaatatttaaataattattatttaaatcaagatattttttttataagtctCGGTTAAGCGAGAGTGCCAATCAAAAACGCTTCAAAGCTACGCACGATCATCAGATTTTTCCACTTTGTACGAACTCACCGTatggaaatatgaaataaaaattccaagCGCGTTACGCTGCTAATTTTTAAGCGACAATGATAGGTAATACAGGAAAATTCGTGGGGGCAACGGaagaaatttgcattttatttcgcgttcgTGTTATCCCGGTAGCCGTTGTTCGTTAAACGGGCAGGGTATCTCGGTGGTGCATTCAAAATGCGGAATGACGTGTGTAGCGCGAAGCGCGACGTGGTCCCGCGTTATATAAAGAAACGAACACGCGACGTACCGCGGATatgtaatttatgaaaatacaGAAAACTTTGCGGCAAGGTCGCGTAAGATCGGCCAGCCGGCAACCTCCATCGATCGAACGCGGAAAACTATAAAGCTAAGATagcatcgcgataaaaataactgCTGGAAAGTGTTATTTTTATTGGCAATCAATTTTCTTTGAGTTTGTAATTGCTATTCGGTCGTTTATTTCGCTAAATATTGTCGCATGTAAATGCCGTTGCTTCAGTATATCGCGTAACGGTGTAACATTATAAGGCGTTTGAAAAATgtttgcgaaagaaaaaaaagggaggacgCGACTTGTAGCAACGTGCAAGCTGCGCGGTACGCAGACGAGAGTGGCAAAAGCATTTATTCggaatatttttcctttcttatatCTTTCTGTTGAAAAGTACATTTGTTTGTTGGCCGGCCACTCGTCTCCACCTTCTTTTGCGCCTTTTACCCTAATTGGACATTCAACAACGGCACGTAGCTTTCGGGGGCATCTTTTGGAAGAAACTAATGGCGAGTACTGTCTACCGTTCTCcgtctctcctttttctctttcaaatataaaaatatctttccaAGATTTAACGAGCATGCATCGCTTGCCGTAACAGCCGCGGTAACAATCTtgctatttatatatatattaagttCAACAACGGATAAttcgagaaagagaataatGCGACAAATGAGCGATcgtatttgaaataatataactcGCTTGTCAAATTACTACATTGTTTTCTACAACGTAGTGGAAATAAAACCCATTTTTATCGGGCAACGAGCCTATTATGGATTATAAATGTAGCTTTGATTTCTACGAAGACGAAAAGGAAACGTTAGTTtccttaaaaatttatctcttcAGCGATAAaaggaatattattaataacgagttgttaaaagaaaaaattaattaaataaataaataacataatcTCTTGCTTCGCACTCGATGCGGTAAATCAAGTATACGGTgattaaaaatgtttgtaaaataaaaactgcgTGACCGAAGATAATTAATCAGAACACGGCGTATAACAAGTAGAGTGAGGATCCGAAAGTTTCGTAATGATTATTAACAAGAGATTAGGGACACGACTCACCGATACAGCATGCGCTCCTGGCGATCGGCCTCGCGATAAATCTTGTAGTACATCGCGATCATGATTATCCCCGGCACCCAGAAGCTGATACTGGAACTGATGACGGCGTAGAACTTGTTTACTTGGAACACACACACATTCGGATTGTTTCTCCTGTACTCGAGATGTTCCTTCGTGGTGTACCAGCCCGCGAAGATCGGTAGGAAACTCATTACAGTCGGGGAGCACCATACGACGCTCAACATGGTACCCAGTCTTACGTTCGTCATGATTAACGGGTAGTCCAGCGGTTGGACGATGGCGTAATATCTGTCGACGCTGATGCAGCAAAGGTGGAGGATGCTGACGGTGCTGAAGAAAACGTCGAGCGAGTTCCACACGTCGCACATGAAATAACCGAACAGCCAGCATCCAGATAGCTCGACCGAAGCGTTGAACGTCATGGCGAACAACGCGACCAGCATGTCAGCTAGGGCGAGCGATACGACGAAGTAATTAGTGATCACCCGGAGCCTTCGATGCCTCATCACCGAGACTATGACCAATAGGTTGCCGAAAAGGGCGCAGAGGATGATAAATATCATGATGAACGCTTTGAAAGTTAGCAGCAGGACGTACTCGATGTCGTGATCGCTTTTGCTGATATTTCGCTGGCCGGTGTCGAGAAGGAAATCTTTCGGTAAATTCGCAGTGTTGTTCAGATCCATCTCTAACGTATCGTTGAAGCCCATTGTAGTTAAGGaactatgttttttttttcttttttttttcttttttcctcttcttacGTTTCGACTGTATATGGTAATTCGGCTATTTCTCTTAGTCTTCTTTCACTTCGTTTATGACGTGTCATCGATCCATTTATGaaaatctaattattattttacctcGCCCCGATGTAAACCGCGAGATTTTTCTGCGTCTGCAGTATTTAACGTTATTTGTCTCGAGCGTTTGGCGACTTTCTCGTCGATAAAGTCCAAAATAACGCGAATAGGTGAGAGTGCATCTCAAAAAATTCCGCTTCGTTGAACAAATTGGATAAATTGGTACTTTGGTACTTGAGCTTCTAAGCGCTTCGTATACTTGGCTCTTCTTCAGTTAATGATTgtctgtttaaataatttctatttggGGTCATAATCACGGGcgcaaattttcttttcttatgcTTCGCCGTTGCGATTGTTTCACACAgtcgtaattaaaatcgtttaCGAATTTCAAATTGTTGTCCGAACAAGGTATTCACATCTCTCGCTGATTTTTAAGTGCCTTCTTGCAACGATAACCTGCGAACAAAATATGCGCAATTACAATATAGAAATTAGGTAAATaacgcaataattttatattattttgttaaatgtaTGCGAAACTCTTGTGTTACATTTaccattttatttctaatgaCGTCATAGTTgataaaaacattttgtttatttctctctctctctctctttctctctcgttcttgcTCTTTTGGTAATAATATAACTCTTTATCGAagttagttaattaaaaattggcaAATGTTTAGGGATGTGGAAAATTCCAATAGTTTCATTGTTACAAAAACCACGTCCCCATTCTCATTTATTCGAGCAATAATACcgctcccttttttttaagactaattaaaagttaatcaATATTTCTAAAAGTCTCAAATTCTCACAatggtattattaaatttcgtgCTTATTCTCTGCCATAAATCATAATAACGCAACAATACTaacgctctttttttttttttttttttttttgaaaaaaataatttcctgttaaaataaacatttctACATGCAAtaccattttattaattaaagtctattaaataaattcaggagtttgtattaaaattttatggaTTTTATTAtccaagaaaataaaagataacgaTAAGAGCAATTTCACTTTATATTCCAGCAATAAGTTACTTCCGCAAatctgatttattttaatgcctAAATTTTTGTACGTCCCGGGACGTGCGGCTCAAATTTCCGTTATGCAGACTGTAACTAGGAATTCAGCTACTGTGAATTTGCCACTAAATTAATTCTCCCTCGTTgtaaatattctaaataatgTGGATTATCCGCAGTCAATGTATTTAGATGTATTCCAGCGATGTACGAGCACATAGTTCGCGTTAAAAGGCCGTTGATTTACCGCAGGAATATGCTCATATGTTCTGTCGAAATTGGATTTACACGAGGATTCGCCCGATTCCGGgcgaggcgcgcgcgcgcggataacAAGTCGTGACAATGCGATCTAATGCTAAAACGAAATACATGTATCAGTCATAATGGAAACAACTCGGGGGAAACAATAAACGCAAATTAGCGCCCGGTCGAGTCTCCACGGTTCTGCACgcttaaattctattttataccctgttttttttttttttttttttacaattaaaaattttatcgtcacGACGTTATgtcgaagaaattaaattacggtAAACAAATATACACGTACAAACGTATAAATTGAAATGGATAGCAGCGTTTTTAACAACGTAATgttcaataaataaagatatatgtatgtggCGA
Coding sequences:
- the LOC139103751 gene encoding octopamine receptor beta-1R, whose protein sequence is MGFNDTLEMDLNNTANLPKDFLLDTGQRNISKSDHDIEYVLLLTFKAFIMIFIILCALFGNLLVIVSVMRHRRLRVITNYFVVSLALADMLVALFAMTFNASVELSGCWLFGYFMCDVWNSLDVFFSTVSILHLCCISVDRYYAIVQPLDYPLIMTNVRLGTMLSVVWCSPTVMSFLPIFAGWYTTKEHLEYRRNNPNVCVFQVNKFYAVISSSISFWVPGIIMIAMYYKIYREADRQERMLYRSKVAAALLNKHLQINGISAGLTSLPTVEQSSPEPQPEEPPITSSSKMKRERKAARTLGIIMSAFLACWLPFFLWYIITSLCESCKSGDVVVAVVFWVGYFNSALNPLIYAYFNREFRAAFRKTLESCCRAIGPVHDLRQVHRKQDLVHSNASSELHVNNQLRNSEMTNVHIEACI